In Pseudomonadaceae bacterium SI-3, the sequence GCTCATGTCTTCCGGACCCTGCCAACGCAGTGCAGGCGGGATATCAGCCGCTTCATAGCGCAGCAATCCGGGTGTTAACCAGGGATTCGCAGCTGGCTGTTGCCAGCCCCAGTCAGCGGGCACTGTCCGCTGCGGCGGTTCGGACTGCAGGCGCAGCGGAAAGCCGCTGGTTTCAATGGCCGCGCAGCTGGTCTTGTCGGTGATAAGGACCAGCGGCGCGCAACCGAGCATCTGCGCCGAGAGCAATGAAAGCGCCTGTTTGATCGCAGCTTCATCGCTGTTGAGGTTCCAGGCCAGCGGATCCACCCAGTACCGTAGCCGTGTCAGCGGTTCGGCATTCTGCAGGCTTCGATGGCGGATGCGTTGATATTCCTCATGACATGGCTGCCAACGTGCATCGTCGGAAAAGAAACGCAACCAGTCGAGCACGGCTTCGACCAGCTCAGCCGGTGCCGCCATTCCTCGCTCCGTCGGCAACAGCTCGACGACCACAACGCCCTGCCCCGCATACCAATAAGGAATGCGCAGCTTTACCGATTGAACCAATTCGGCATCACGCAGGCGTTGGGTGAGCCCACCTGGCGCTTCGGACGCGAGCCAGGCGGACAGGTAATCCAGCGCCGGTACGGCGTGCTCCGGCAATCCGTCAAGCGCGAACGCCAGCAACAAGCGTGGCTGAGCAGTGCTGAGCTGCAAGCGAAACCAGCCGTTAGCCTTACAGCGCAAAGGCGGGACTTCGCGCCGCACCAAGGGATGGCTGGCGAGCCCAGCGTCCATTTGCTCGGCGAGACACTGCAAGACCTCTTCGTGCTGAGGCCCGGCCAGTAGCAGCTCGATCTGGCCGGCGTGGTAAAACCGCCGATGATAGCCAAGCAGAGCCTCCTGAAAGGCTGCGTCCTCTACCGGGAGCGTGTCGCGGTTGCCTGCATGAAAGCCAGCGAACGGATGGGTTGGGTCGATCGCGTGTCCAAGCGCCGCGTCGCATAGCGTTTCTGCGTCCTGCGCACGCGCTTGGTATTCGGCCTGCAGCACCTCGCGTTCACGCAGCTGCGCACCAGGGTCCAGCAACGGATTGGCGAGCATATCTACGAGACGACGCAAGCCCTCTTCGAGCTGGTCGGCTGGCAGCTGAAAGAAAAAGTCGGTATGTCGTTCACGGGTCGATGCGTTCAGCTGCCCTCCACATCCTTGAACGAAGGGCATCAGACCTTCTGCCGCAGTGTAATTCCGGCTGCCGAGAAACAGCAGATGCTCAAGAAAATGCGCCAACCCAGGATAGGCACTCGGCGCGTCATGCGAACCGGCGTGGACTCGCACCAGTGCTGCGGCCTGCGAGCTGCCAAGCAACGGCATCAGGCGCACGCGCAGCCCATTGGGAAGAACAGTTTGCGACGGCTGCTGGACAGGATCGGCTGACGAGTGCATTGGGCGACGTGTTCCGGCTGTGAGTCTGGGAGGATCGCGCCGAGGTTCGCTTGGCACAATGATGCTTAAGCATCAAACCCTGGGGCCAGCTCCGCAAGTCCGGCCGTCTTCAGGTGTCCAGATGCCCATCGAGGAACTGCAGCAGACGGCGCTGCATCAGCTTGCCGGCATTACCCAGGCAGGCAATGGGCGACCCGCGCAGTCCTTCCTGGGAAAACTCGGCGGCCTCACCCGCCATAGCCAGAGGACAGTCGAGGCTGAGTGCAAGCTTGGCAAACTGCTTGAGCAAGGCTGCGTTGGGCGGAACATTGGAATACAGCACCAATGCGCGCGGGCGAACCTTTTCGCAGATCAGGGTCAGCTCATCCAGCGGTTGGCCGATGGCCAACACACTGGCGGCAACCTCGTCACCGGAAAGCAGCAGGCCGGCAATCAATAGCTCCAGCTCGCGGCATTGTCCTGGCACAGCCGCCAGCAGCACGCGATCTTCCGCCTGGGCTCGCGCAAGTTGCAGTCGCTGCAGCACGCGGGCACGCAAGAAATTGTCCAAAAAGAGCCACTCGCTGGTCCGACCGAACTCATCCTGGCGCACCAGTAACTGCTGCCACAACGGCAACAGCACATCCTGAAAAACGACCGGTAATGGATAGGTCGAGAAGATCTGTCCATAGACCCGATCGAGGCGGCTCTCGTCGAAACTGCTTATTGCCCGCTGCACCTGAGCCTGCCATTCGCCCCATTCGCCAGCGACAGCCTCCTGCTGCTCGGGTGGCACCGCCGCTCGGGTTGCGGCACTGCGCGACAGAATGCTGCCCACTTTGCTCACCGCCACGCCGCGCTCCGTCCATGCCACTATACTGCGCACCGCTTCGACATCGGCCATCGAATACAGACGATGGCCGCTCTCGGTGCGGGTCGGTTGGATCAAGCCATAGCGGCGCTCCCAGGCACGCAGGGTGACCGGATTGACACCGGTCAGGCGTGATACCTCTCGGATCGGGAACAACTCTTCCTGCTTGAGCGATGAAGACGAAAGTAGCGAAGAAGCACGGGCAAATTCAGTCATGACGCGGACAGCTCATGCAAGGGAATGGGCGCATTGTAACTCAGGGTCTGCAGGCATAGGCTGTACAGAGGTTATACAAGTACAGGATTGTGCAATGCCTCCGAAACTACCGCTTACGCTCTATGTCGACGGTGCCTGCCCGCTCTGCGCCCGCGAGGTCATCTGGCTGCGGCGTCATGCCACGCAGGAGTGCCTGCAGCTGGTGGATATCAGCACGCCTGGTTTCGTCAGCGAGGACCGATCCGTCGACCAGCTCCGCAGTAAGTTACATGCGCGCAGCGCCGACGGACACTGGCTGACTGGCCTCGACGCAACCTACTGGAGCTGGCGCGCGGCAGGCCTCGGGAAATGGGCCGCGCCGCTAGGCTGGCGGCCGTTACGGCCATTGCTGCTGCTTGCCTATTGGCTGTTCAGTCTGGCGCGGCCTTATCTCGGCTGGCTACCCCATCCCGACGGCAGCAGCCGCTGCACGGACCGTTGCGGTCCTCGTTGACTCCCAGTCCGTTGCGCAACGAAACCTCTACAGTCTGCAAGCTCGCTTGAGCCCGCACCGTTCGTCCTGCATTTGCTCGGGATCGCCAGCCGCCCCGTGAACAAAGGTTTACGAGAAACCTAGCGACAGTTCCAGCGCGCCAGATTTCCGCTAATTCTTGTACAGCATTAATATTTGGTATAGCTTTGCATCAACCAGTGACGAGGATCAGGTCCGCGCTCAGCTGGCGCCTTTGCCACGAATAACATGCATGGTTTGCCTATGGACGGCTTCCCAGAGGATCACTCATGAACGAACTACCCGGCCATTTTCACCAAATACTTCTGGGGGTCGGTGAAGACCCACAGCGCGAAGGCTTACTCGACACCCCGAAACGCGCCGCCAAGGCCATGCAGTATTTGTGCAATGGATATGGCAAGAGCCTGGAGGAAGTGGTCAACGGAGCCCTGTTCGCCTCGGACAGCGACGAGATGATCATCGTACGAGACATCGAGCTCTATTCTCTCTGCGAACACCATATGCTGCCCTTTATTGGCAAAGCACACGTGGCTTACATCCCGACCGGCAAGGTACTCGGATTGTCTAAGATTGCACGCATCGTCGACATGTATGCACGCCGCCTGCAAATTCAGGAAAACCTCACCCGCCAGATCGCCGAGGCGATTCAGGAAGTGACGCGTGCGGCTGGCGTTGCGGTGGTCATCGAAGCCAAGCACATGTGCATGATGATGCGCGGGGTTGAGAAGCAGAACTCGCTAATGAACACCTCGGTGATGCTGGGTGCGTTCCGCGAATCCTGTACCACCCGGATGGAGTTCCTGCAGCTGATCGGAGGAAATCGCTGATGTCTCGGCTGGAACCCGGTTTGGCGCGTATCCGGGTAAAGGATTTGCGTCTGCGCACCTACATCGGCATCAACGAAGATGAAATCCTCAACAAGCAGGACGTGCTGATCAACCTGACGGTCCTCTACAAGGCAGTCGATGCGGTACGCGACAACGACATAGACACCGCACTGAACTATCGGACCCTGACCAAAGCGGTCATTGGCCACGTCGAGAGCAACCGGTTCAGCCTGCTGGAACGCATGACCCAGGAGATCCTGGACTTGGTCATGAGCCGGCCCAGCGTCGAGTACGCCGAGGTCGAGGTCGACAAGCCGCACGCACTGCGGTTTGCCGAATCGGTTTCGATCACACTTGCCGGGAGCCGCTGAGGCCGTTTGATAACTGAACGACAACCTGCGGCTAACCCTCTATCCGATACGCGCCGATGCCTTTTCGTTATCAATATTCTTGCTACCGTTCTGGCTCGGCGCCGGCATGCTGCCTATCCCGCGCCGAGGACTCGGCATTGACGCCCCGCACTTCAGCCGACGGCGGCCACGTCGTAGCGAGCAGTTCCGCCGTTTCGCGAACACCTCTTTCGCGGCCAGTTGTTCGGCGGCCAATGGTTGCGGCCAAAGGGCAGAACCGCCTCGCTACAAAAAGCCGTGTGCCAGCTTTCAGGTAGTTGTTCTAGAATGCCGTGAAACGCACAAGAGACACCCTGATGATCAACGCCAAGCTGCTGCAACTGGTAATCGAAGCCTCCAACGACGGTATCGTGGTAGCCGAGCAGGAAGGTGACGACAATATCCTGATCTACGCTAATCCCGCATTTCAGCGCCTGACGGGATACGAGGTCGACGACATCCTTTACCAGGATTGCCGCTTCCTGCAGGCGGATGACCGCGACCAGCCAGGTCTTGCGGCAATACGCGAAGCGGTTCGCAACAACACGCCGTGCCGCCAGATCATCCGAAACTACCGCAAGGATGGCAGTGCGTTCTGGAACGAACTGTCCATCACGCCCGTATTCAACGAAGGTGACCAGCTCACCTATTACATCGGCATCCAGAAAGACGTCACCCCTGAAGTCGAGGCCAAGCAGCGGGTCCGCGAGCTTGAAGCCGAAGTCCAGCAGCTCCGAGAGCAACTGGCGGCCCTGCAGAGCTAACCGGCTTACCGTAGGTCAGTTATCACCCGACGACGCTTCAGCCTGCTTCAGGGGTGCCGATAAGGCTTGGTATAAGCCACACCCTGAGGTCGCGGCACCTTGTTTGTGACCGGCAGGTGCATTTATTGATGCAGACTGCCGGGAAAACACGAATAATTGCCATCTGCCACTACATTCCCGCCAACCTGGACGGCGGCTGAATCCGGATCCGCTTCCTTGACTTCCTATGCTTTCGTTGAAAACGCAACGGTGCTCCTTGCGCTTTGCTGGCTGCTTTCCGTTACAGCGCGTCATTGGGGGCAGAGCCATCAGCGATGGGCGCAATGCACAGCTGGCATCTGGTTCGGCGGTGCCTGCATTGTCGGCATGCTGATGCCTATTTCCGTGCAGGACGGGGTCATCTTCGATGCACGCACTGTCGTGCTGAGCATGGCGGCCTTGTTCGGAGGCCCGATCGCTGCGGGCATCGCTGGGCTGATTGCCGGCGCGTATCGGCTTTGGGTCGGCGGCGCGGGCGTCTGGGTCGGGTTGATCAACGTACTGCTGCCGATCGTCTTGGGCCTTGTCTATCGCCATTTCCACCGCCGGGGCCAGATCGGGATTGGTATCTTCCAGCTGCTACTTTTTGGACTGGTGTTACATGGCGGTGTCGTAGCCTCGCTGCTGCTGTTACCCGCACATCTGGTAGCTCCTACCCTTGAGCAGGTTGCGGTGCCTATGTTGCTGGTACTACCAATGGCGGTAATGCTGTTGGGCTTGCTCTTGGCAGATCTGCTCAAACGCGACCAGATCGAACGAGCAATGCATCTCAGTGAGGCGCGTTTGAGGGCCATCACCCAGGCGATTCCCGACGTGCTGTTGGTGCTCGATGAGGATGGCCGCTACCTGGAAGTGATCTCCAACGGCTCCGCGCCGCTTCAAGAAGGTGACCAAAGCCTGATCGGAAAGACAGTGGAGGACGTACTCCCACCCCGTCAGGCAGAACGCTTCCGCGAATTGATTCGTGAAACACTTTCCCTCGGCGCACCCGGCCTGCTCGAATATTCCACCCAGACGGTGGACGGCCTGAAGGTATTTGAAGTGCGCGCGCAGCGCTTGCAGCTGGCGCAACCGTACAAGCCAGCGGTGGTGTGCCTGAGCCGGGATATCAGCGAGCGTGCCAGCGCCGAACAGGAGCGTCGCATCGCCTCGATCGCGTTCGAGTCACAGCAGGGCATGATCATCACCGATGCCAAGAACCGCATCTTGCGGGTCAACCAGGCATTCACTGAGATCAGCGGCTACAGTGCAGACGAGGCCATCGGACAGGACACGCGCCTACTCGCCTCGGGCCGTCACTCGCCCGATTTCTATCTGGCCATGTGGCGCAGCATCCAGCAGACCGGCGCCTGGCAGGGTGAAATCTGGAACCGTCGTAAGACCGGCGAGGTGTACCCTGAATGGCTGTCGATCAGCACAGTGCTCGACGCCCAGGGCGCCATTTCCAACTACGTGGCCGCCTTTACCGATATCACCGAGCGCAAGCAAGCCGAAGAGCGCATCCATAACCTTGCGTTCTACGACCCCCTGAGCGGCCTGCCCAACCGCCGGCTGCTGCTCGATCGTCTCAAGCAGGCCCTGGCCGCCACTGTACGCAGCCAGCAATACGGCGCGTTGATGTTCATCGATCTTGATAACTTCAAGAACATCAATGATCTTCATGGTCACCAGGCCGGCGACCAGTTGCTCTGTATGGTGGCCGAACGACTGAGCGGTGAGGTCCGCGGTGTCAACACAGTTGCCCGCCTCGGAGGTGATGAGTTCGTAGTCATGCTCGAGGACCTGGATGCCAAGGCGGAATACGCAGCAGCCCAGGCCGAGCAGATAGGCGAAAGGATCCTTTCGGCCCTTGGTCAGCCTTACCGACTGGGCTCGCTACTGGTGCATAGCAGCGCCAGCATTGGTGTGGTACTGCTCAACAGCAACGACGGTGACGCGGAAGAGCTGATGAAGCGCGCCGACATGTCGATGTACGAAGCCAAACAAGCCGGCAAAAACGCCCTGCGCTTCTTCGACCCGCGCATGCAGCTAGCCGTGCAAGAGCGCCTGCGCCTGGAAGACGAGATCCGGCGTGGTTTGACGGCCGGCGAGTTCGTGATTCATTTCCAGCCCCAGATCGAACGTCATCGTGGACTCGTCGGTGCTGAAGTGCTGGTGCGCTGGCAACATCCGCAACGCGGCTTGCTCACCCCAGTTCACTTCATCGGGCCTGCAGAGCGTGCGGGGCTGATCGAAGCACTGGATTTCGTAGTCCTCACCCAGGCTTGCGAGCAGCTCGCCACGTGGGCCAAACAGCCATCCCAGGCGGCACTGACGCTCGCGGTCAACCTCAGTGCGAGCCTGCTCTACCAAGCCGACTTCGTGGATCGGGTGCTAGCCTTGCTGCAGCGTACCGGCGCCAATCCGCGACTGCTGAAGCTTGAAATCACCGAGTCCTTGTTACTCGATGACATGGAAGAAGCGGTGGTTCGGATGAGAACCCTGAAGCAGCACGGCATTCGGTTCTCGATTGACGACTTCGGCACAGGTTACTCATCAATGGCCTACCTGCAGCGACTACCACTTGATCAACTGAAGATCGACCAGTCGTTCGTCCGTCAGCTGGTCGAAGATGCCAGCAGCCAGACCATCATCCGAGCCACCTGTGCACTCGCGTCCGGGCTCAAGCTGGAGGTGATTGCCGAAGGGGTCGAGACGGAGGAACAGCGGACATTGCTGATCGCCAATGGCTGCGACATGTTTCAGGGTTACCTGTTCAGCCGCCCCGTTCCGCTGGAAGCATTCGAAGCGCTCGCGCTAGAACCCGTGACGTGAGGGTCGTTTCCGCACCCTCACGCCGAGACGGGCCGCTTACAACGCCAGCGGCGCCCGACGGCACAGAGTAATCAAAGCCTGCACCCACTGCTCATGAGTGTTCAGGCAAGGGACCAACTGCAGATCCATGCCTCCGGCCGCCACGAACTGTTCGCGGCCTCGATCACCGATTTCCTCCAGCGTTTCGATGCAGTCGGCCACGAACGCTGGGCACATCACCAACAACTTCTTAACCCCCCTGGCAGCCAGCTCTTCAAGGTGCGCCTCGGTATAGGGTTCGATCCACTTGGCACGCCCTAGTCGCGACTGAAACGACACCGACCACTGTTCGGGCTGCAAGCCGGCGCGCTCGGCGAACGCAGCGGCGCTCTGGATGCACTGCGCGCGGTAGCAACTGGCAAGGACGGCACCTTCGGCACGCTGGCAGCAATCAACGGTTTTCAGACAATGCGCGCCGGTTGGATCCGTCTTGCGCAGATGCCGCTCAGGCAAGCCGTGAAAGCTCAGCAGCAGGTGGTCGAAGGGTTGTTCCAGGTGCGGTTGAGCGCTCGCAACCAGCGCATCGAGGTACTCCGGCTGGTCGAAAAACGGCTGCAGTATCGACAGCTGAATGTCGAGCTTTCGCTCACGAATCACCCGCCGCGCCTCTTCGATGACGGTGGTCGTGGTGCTGTCGGCGAACTGTGGATACAACGGCGCCAAAGTGACCTGCCGGATGCCCTGCCCAGCCAATTTCAGCAGCGAGCGCTCAATGGACAGCTCGCCATAGCGCATCGCCAGTTCCACGGAGCCCTCTTTCCAATACGGGCGGACGGCGTCGGTAAGGCGTTGACTGAGCACCACCAGTGGTGATCCTTCTGGCCACCAGATGGAAGCATAGGCATGTGCGGACTGTTCCGGGCGCTTGATCAGGATCAGCGAGACCAGCAACCGGCGAACTGGCCAAGGCAGGTCGATGACATAGGGATCCATCAGAAACTGGTTGAGATAGCGGCGTACATCAGCCACTTCAGTGGACGCCGGGGAACCCAGATTGACCAACAACAACGCCTGCTCTGACATGCACATTTCCAACTACTGATTTAATGGAGCGCGCCGCAACCCGTTGGCCGCGGCGCTATTTTCACATAGCGACTACGCCTTGCGCAGGTCCGCCAATGCCGCATCCAACGTCACGAAGCGAAACTGGAACCCCGCGGCCTGCAATCGCAACGGCTGGGCTTTCTGACCGCCTAGAATCAAACCCGACAGCTCACCCAGACCGACCTTCAAGGCCAGCGCCGGTACCGGCAGAACTGCTGGTCGCCCCAAACTCGCTGCGAACGCCTTGGCAAAGTCGGCATTACGCACTGGCTGAGGTGCGCAGGCATTGTAGGGCCCAGCAGCACCTGGCTGGTGCAACAGAAAATCTATCAGACCGATCTGGTCGTTCATGTGAATCCACGGCATCCACTGACGACCACTACCTTGTCTGCCTCCCAGCCCGAGCGCGAACAAGGGTCTGAGCCGTTGTAGGAACCCGCCATGAGCTGCCAACACCAGCCCCGTTCGGACCAGCACCACACGAATGCCCAACGACTCAGCTCGCGTGGCACTTTCCTCCCAGGCGGCGCAGAGCTGGCTAGCGAAATCGTTGCTAACCGCGCTGTCATCCTCGCTCAGTTCTCGTTCACCACCGTTGCCATACCAGCCAACGGCCGAGCCGGAAATCAGCAGGGCAGGCTTTTGTTGCCTGGTTGCAAGCCATTCAACCAACTGCTCGGTTAGCTTGATACGGCTGTTCCAAAGCAACAGACGGCGGGATTTGGTCCAGGGACGATCAGCAATCGGCGCACCTGCAAGGTTGATAACCGCGTCAAGCCGGACCTGATCGAGCTCGCCCAGATCGCCGATGCCCGTTACTGACTCGCCGCAACGGTCCGCCACCTGCTCGGGTGACCGACTCCAGACCCAGAGCTGATGGCCCTGAGACAACCAGTGTTTACACAGTGCACGACCGATCAGGCCGGTCCCGCCGGTGAGCAATATGTTCATTGCGGCCTCCGCAAGTCAGCTGTGGGCTCGCGCCTATGACTCCGCGAGCTGCTACGTTCTGATGTTACACCTATACAGCCATCGATTGCTGTATAACTTAGTAGTGCAAGCGTAGTCCATGTACAACTTGGCAAACAGGTGGCCAATGCACATCCAGTCTCTCACCGGCGTCCAGTCGCTATGAATCGATTCAATCCAGACAAGCTGCTGCTTTCTAAATGGACAGCTACTCGACCACAGAACAAGGAAAAACACTTTCTCGTCACGGAGCTCCTACGGGATGAAGATGACGTTTTGCTGAAGGTGGAGCTGCAGGCCGTCCTCACTCGACGCAGCCAATGGATTGATTGGCACGCGCTGCAAGACGATCAGCAATGGCTGTTTGGCTGGCGGTAACGAACCGTCGCGCTCGCTAGGCGATAGCCGCATCAACACTTCTTGTACACGGGCTATTGACCTGTACAAGTAAGCGCTTATGATCTCCACATATTGTACAGAACCTCTTATCTGTACAGGAACACAGTGAGGTCATCCCCATGCCCAATGCCTCTCGTCCCGCAATCAAAGTCGGTATCAGTGCCTGCCTGCTCGGCAGCCCGGTGCGGTTCAATGGCGGCCATAAGGAATCGCGGCTATGCAGCGAAACGCTGGCCAAACATTTCGAGTTCGTGGCGGTCTGCCCGGAGGTCGCCATAGGTCTCGGTACGCCACGTGAGCCAATCCGCCTGGTCGGCGATCCCGACAGCCCTCGCGCAGTTGGCACCGTGCACCCGGAGCTGGATGTCAGTGAAGCCCTGACCGCTTACGGCAAGCAGATCGCCCGCGAACTGGGTGATATCAGCGGTTATATCCTGATGCAGAAATCCCCCTCCTGCGGAATGGAGCGGGTCAAGGTCTACCAGGCCAATGGGCATCCCATCGACGGTGGCGGCTCCGGCCTGTTCGCTCATGCACTAATGGAAGCGCGGCCGGACCTGCCCATTGAAGAAGACGGCCGGCTAAACGACCCTGTGCTGCGGGAAAATTTCCTTACCCGAATCTTTGCCTACGCCGAATGGCAGCGTTTGCTCGAAGCCGGGCTGACCCGCAAGGCGTTGGTCGAATTCCATTCGCGACACAAGTACCAGCTGATGGCGACCAACCCCTTGCAATACAAAGCCCTCGGTCGGCTGGTCGGGACGGTCGGCACTAAGCCGCTGGACGAGTTCGCACCGGTCTATTTCAGCCGGCTGATGGCAGCGCTCAAAACCACAGCTTCGCGCGGCACGCACAGCAATGTCCTGCAGCACTTGAGCGGCTATCTGAAGAACGATCTTTGCGGCGACGACAAGCAGGAGCTGCAACGTCTCATCAGCCAATACCGCGAGGGCATCGTGCCCCTCGTCGTACCGATGACGCTGCTCAAGCACCACTTCCGCCGTCATCCGGACCGTTACGTGGCCAGCCAGGTGTATATGCAGCCCCATCCAGAAGACCTCAGCCTACGCAACGGCATCTAAACATGACCCTGAATATTGATGATGAGATCGACCCCAGTCGTGAAGACGGCTGGTTTCCGATCAGGGAGGTCGCGCGCCTTACTGGAGTCAATCCGGTCACCCTGCGGGCTTGGGAACGTCGTTACGGGCTGATCGTGCCGCGTCGCACGCCCAAGGGCCATCGGCTCTATGACGACAGTCACGTCAAGCGCATCCAGAGCATTCTCAAGTGGCTCAACCGGGGCGTTGCAGTCGGTCAAGTCAAGCAGTTGCTGGACGCCCGCCAGAGCACCAATCCCACCGAACATAACCAGTGGGCCGGAATGCACGACCAGATGTATCAGGCCGTCACCGACCTTTCCGAGCGACAGCTAGACGACAGCTTCAACCGTGCGCTGTCTCTATATCCACCACTTACCCTGTGCAAGCACCTGCTAATGCCCTTGCTGCTGAGCCTCGAACAACGCTGGACCAGCTCGTTCGGTGCGGAGCTCGAGCGTGGATTGTTCTGTTCATGGCTGCGAACTAAGCTCGGCACCCGCATCTATCACAGCAACCGCCAGCACAACGGCGCTCCGTTGTTGTTAATGACCCTATGCGAGCAGCGCTTCGAGCCGGGCTTGTGGCTCAGCGCCTGGCTGGTCTCCAGCGCCGGTTGCCCTGCCGAGGTAATCGAGTGGTCGGTGCCGCTGGCGGAACTGCCGCTGGCGCTGGAACGGATCAAACCGCGTGGCCTGCTGCTCTATGCCAGCCAGTCGCTGGATAGTGGCTACCTCAAGCGCCAACTGCCGCGCCTGGCCGACCCGCACGGTATGCCGCTGCTGTTGGCAGGGCCTGCAGCCAGCATCCACCTGGCCGAACTGCGCGACGTACCTGGCCTGACCCTCGCCATCGACCCCCTCGCCGCCCTCGAAGTCCTGCAGGATGGGCCGCTGCTTGAAAATCTCAAAGGGTATCGGGAATGAACCAGCTTCTCTGGCTACGCACCGATTTGCGCGTCAGTGACAATAGCGCCTTGGCTGCCGCGATGAGCACCGGTCCGACCGTGGCGCTCTATCTGATTACACCTGGGCAGTGGCTCGCCCATGACGACGCGCCGTGCAAGGTCGATTTCTGGCTACGCAATCTGGCCGAACTGTCGATACGCCTCTCGGAACTGAACGTCCCGCTGCTGATCCGCACCGTTGAAGACTGGCAGGCAGTGCCGGCGGTGATTGTTGATATTTGCCACACCCATGAGATCAGTACCCTGCACGTCAACGACGAGTACGGTGTGAACGAGCAGCGCCGTGACGAGGCGGTCGCCGGAGCGCTGCGAAAAACGCCCACCGACATGCGTCGCCACCTTGATCAGCTGTTGTTTGCACCAGGGACCATCACGACGCTGTCGGGTGGTTACTTCAAGGTCTTCAGCCAGTTCCGAAAGGTGTGTTATGCCCGGCTGACACAGTCACTTCCCGCGTGTCTCCCCGTCCCGGATCGCCAGGCATCGCTGCTGGTTGTCAGCGACTCGGTGCCGCAGGCAGTCGATGGTTTCGCCCAACCCAGCGACTATCTGCGTTCGCTGTGGCCGGCTGGCGAAGACTTCGCCCAACTTCGCCTTGCAAAGTTCGCCGAAGACGAC encodes:
- a CDS encoding ferrochelatase produces the protein MSEQALLLVNLGSPASTEVADVRRYLNQFLMDPYVIDLPWPVRRLLVSLILIKRPEQSAHAYASIWWPEGSPLVVLSQRLTDAVRPYWKEGSVELAMRYGELSIERSLLKLAGQGIRQVTLAPLYPQFADSTTTTVIEEARRVIRERKLDIQLSILQPFFDQPEYLDALVASAQPHLEQPFDHLLLSFHGLPERHLRKTDPTGAHCLKTVDCCQRAEGAVLASCYRAQCIQSAAAFAERAGLQPEQWSVSFQSRLGRAKWIEPYTEAHLEELAARGVKKLLVMCPAFVADCIETLEEIGDRGREQFVAAGGMDLQLVPCLNTHEQWVQALITLCRRAPLAL
- a CDS encoding TIGR01777 family protein, whose amino-acid sequence is MNILLTGGTGLIGRALCKHWLSQGHQLWVWSRSPEQVADRCGESVTGIGDLGELDQVRLDAVINLAGAPIADRPWTKSRRLLLWNSRIKLTEQLVEWLATRQQKPALLISGSAVGWYGNGGERELSEDDSAVSNDFASQLCAAWEESATRAESLGIRVVLVRTGLVLAAHGGFLQRLRPLFALGLGGRQGSGRQWMPWIHMNDQIGLIDFLLHQPGAAGPYNACAPQPVRNADFAKAFAASLGRPAVLPVPALALKVGLGELSGLILGGQKAQPLRLQAAGFQFRFVTLDAALADLRKA
- a CDS encoding TIGR02450 family Trp-rich protein, whose protein sequence is MNRFNPDKLLLSKWTATRPQNKEKHFLVTELLRDEDDVLLKVELQAVLTRRSQWIDWHALQDDQQWLFGWR
- a CDS encoding helix-turn-helix-type transcriptional regulator, which produces MTLNIDDEIDPSREDGWFPIREVARLTGVNPVTLRAWERRYGLIVPRRTPKGHRLYDDSHVKRIQSILKWLNRGVAVGQVKQLLDARQSTNPTEHNQWAGMHDQMYQAVTDLSERQLDDSFNRALSLYPPLTLCKHLLMPLLLSLEQRWTSSFGAELERGLFCSWLRTKLGTRIYHSNRQHNGAPLLLMTLCEQRFEPGLWLSAWLVSSAGCPAEVIEWSVPLAELPLALERIKPRGLLLYASQSLDSGYLKRQLPRLADPHGMPLLLAGPAASIHLAELRDVPGLTLAIDPLAALEVLQDGPLLENLKGYRE